Below is a genomic region from Bacteroidota bacterium.
TTTTTATAAATATCATCAAAATGCACCTGCAAAGATAAGTAAAATGAGATTCTTTCTATAAAACAAGCAAATAGTGAGCGGGAATTAATTCCTTCTCATTCTAATAATTTCATTAAACTCTTCCTCTTTTACGGGGAAGACTGACAACCTGTTCCCTCTTTTGATTAAAAGGATATCCTTTAAAGCAGGGTTTTCCTTTATCTCCTGAAGTGTGACAAGCCGGGGAAATTTCTCAACCAGTTTAATGTCGACCATTATCCAGACAGGTTTATCGGGCGTTGAATCCGGGTCAAAATAATTTGAATTTGGATCGAAGGCGGAAGTGTCGGGGTATCCTTCCCGTACCACTTCACACCATCCGGCGACACCCGTCGGGTCTGTGCTGCTGTGGTAAAAAAGCACCTTGTCACCATTTTTCATCGAGTCACGGAGAAAGTTTCTCGCCTGATAGTTGCGAACCCCGTCCCAGCAGGTTGTCTGAAGAGGTGAATTAGCGAGATCATCAATGGAAAAGACATCAGGTTCAGATTTTACAAGCCAGAAGTTCATTGTTTTCTCCTGAATTCGGCATTTATATACGATTTATACGAGCGATCCGGGAGTAAAAAGTCGACTTCATATTTGATGAGTGAATCACCTTCAAAGTCGTAGATTATTCGAAACATCTGATCTTCACGGGTTACATAATCCATACTGCTCCCTTCAAAGATGAATTTTTGATCATCTTTTTTGAAATCACCGTAAGCATTAATTGCGAAATTTCCGAGTTCGTCCATTGAGTAGAGAGTGTATTTCTGAAGCCGTACATCGTAACCGAGGTAAGCAATTGAAGTTATTGACATGCCAAAAGCGATGTTTTGTGAACGGGATTCGAGAAATCTGCCACCGAGTACAATCTGATTTCTGCATTCTCCTGTCCCCTTAAGTGATTTTTCTCCTTCTGTGTCGAAGAAAAATTCAATCTGCACATCCCACTCACCTTCAAAAAGGGAGAGTTTTTCATGTTCTTTCTGAACAAGGGTCAGTTCTTCAAGAGTTGTCCATTTATTGGATTGTGAGAATGCCGTCGATGCAAACAATATTAAAAGGAAAAGTAATTTGTCGTATTTCATTCTGCAAATATTTTGTTTTTCGTAATGCAAATATACCAATAATAAAAAAGAGGTTGTCCATTTTCATGAACAACCTCTTTTTGAATTATGATTTATGAGTTTAACTCACAATTATTTCATTAAAATCATTTTTTTGGAAGAAGTGAAGTTTCCGGCTTTGATGGTGTAGATGTAGGATCCACTGGAAAGTTTAGCAGCATCAAAAGCTATCGAATGATTGCCGGCTTCCTGTTTCCCGTTTACAAGGGTAGCAACTTCGGTACCCATAACATCATAAACCTTTATAACAACATTGGAAGCTTCAGGAATTCTGTAGGAAATCGAAGTTGTCGGATTGAACGGATTGGGGTAGTTCTGATCGAGTGCGTAGGAATTCACCATGGCAACATCAACTTCAACTTCCTTTGAGTAGGCAGATGTTCCGTCGAGATCGATTTGTTTCAGGCGATAAGTGTATTTACCTGCCTGAAGATTGGCATCTGTGAAGTTGTAATTGTGAACAATGGTTGAAGTACCGTTTCCGGCTACGAAAGCTACTGAAGAATATTCAGTGCCGGCAGCTTTTCTTTCGATTTCGAAACCTTTGTTGTTTGCTTCGGTGGCAGTGCTCCAGTCAAGAACGACTGA
It encodes:
- a CDS encoding EVE domain-containing protein, with protein sequence MNFWLVKSEPDVFSIDDLANSPLQTTCWDGVRNYQARNFLRDSMKNGDKVLFYHSSTDPTGVAGWCEVVREGYPDTSAFDPNSNYFDPDSTPDKPVWIMVDIKLVEKFPRLVTLQEIKENPALKDILLIKRGNRLSVFPVKEEEFNEIIRMRRN
- a CDS encoding DUF1579 domain-containing protein, which produces MKYDKLLFLLILFASTAFSQSNKWTTLEELTLVQKEHEKLSLFEGEWDVQIEFFFDTEGEKSLKGTGECRNQIVLGGRFLESRSQNIAFGMSITSIAYLGYDVRLQKYTLYSMDELGNFAINAYGDFKKDDQKFIFEGSSMDYVTREDQMFRIIYDFEGDSLIKYEVDFLLPDRSYKSYINAEFRRKQ